A region from the Streptomyces tsukubensis genome encodes:
- a CDS encoding LysR family transcriptional regulator, with protein sequence MTEAAGSAGWVPLAHRVPDLGALELLLAVARHGSLGRAARELGISQPAASGRLRSMETLLGVALVDRSPTGSRLTPAGVLVTDWARRVVEAAEEFDAGAQALRSRRDSRLRIAASMTIAEYLLPGWLVALRSRCPGTAVSLFAGNSAAVAERLGAGGADLGFVEGLRIPAGLDGVTVAEDRLLVVAAPGHPWARRRTPLSPAELAAAPLVLREPGSGTRQVLDAALAGHGGLCAPLLELASTTAVKASAVSGAGPAVLSELAVTEELTARRLVAVPVADVVLRRSLRAVWRRSQKPAGAARELLGLTTAPRPPV encoded by the coding sequence ATGACCGAGGCCGCCGGGAGTGCGGGGTGGGTGCCGCTGGCGCACCGGGTGCCCGATCTGGGCGCCCTCGAACTGCTGCTCGCCGTCGCCCGGCACGGCAGTCTGGGCCGGGCCGCCCGCGAACTCGGTATCAGCCAGCCCGCGGCGAGCGGCCGCCTCCGGTCGATGGAGACGCTGCTCGGCGTGGCCCTCGTGGACCGGTCGCCGACGGGATCCCGGCTCACCCCGGCCGGGGTGCTGGTCACCGACTGGGCGCGCCGGGTCGTGGAGGCGGCGGAGGAGTTCGACGCCGGGGCCCAGGCGCTGCGGTCCCGCCGGGACTCCCGGCTGCGGATCGCCGCGTCGATGACGATCGCCGAGTACCTCCTCCCGGGCTGGCTGGTCGCCCTGCGGTCCCGCTGCCCGGGAACGGCCGTCTCCCTGTTCGCCGGGAACTCGGCCGCGGTTGCCGAACGGCTCGGCGCGGGCGGGGCGGACCTCGGTTTCGTCGAGGGGCTGCGGATCCCGGCCGGGCTCGACGGGGTGACCGTCGCCGAGGACCGGCTGCTGGTGGTCGCCGCGCCGGGCCATCCCTGGGCCCGGCGCCGTACCCCCCTGTCCCCGGCCGAACTCGCCGCCGCACCCCTGGTGCTGCGCGAACCCGGCTCCGGCACCCGGCAGGTCCTGGACGCGGCCCTCGCCGGACACGGCGGGCTCTGCGCGCCCCTGCTCGAACTCGCCTCCACCACGGCGGTGAAGGCCTCGGCGGTCAGCGGCGCGGGCCCCGCCGTGCTCAGCGAACTGGCCGTGACGGAGGAGCTGACCGCGCGGCGGCTGGTGGCGGTCCCGGTGGCGGACGTCGTCCTGCGGCGGTCCCTCCGGGCGGTCTGGCGCCGCTCGCAGAAGCCCGCCGGAGCGGCCCGGGAGCTCCTGGGCCTCACCACCGCCCCTCGCCCTCCTGTGTGA